Proteins from a genomic interval of Diaminobutyricimonas aerilata:
- the dnaN gene encoding DNA polymerase III subunit beta, producing MKFQVNRDVFSEAVSFAVKLLPQRTTLPILSGVLIETVDDGLRLSSFDYEVSAQTHIAADVQEEGTILVSGRLLADIASRLPNAPVQFSTDEGKIAVRCGSANFTLLSMPVEEYPSLPQVEGRTGLLPADEFSTAVSQVAVAASRDDVTPVITGVQLEIAENSLSLVATDRYRVAIREVPWDGGEDASETVTALVPARTLNEIGKTFGHSGTITVALSRTDDRELIAFTADRKTVTSLLIKGNFPPVRRLFPDTVDNYAVMNTAELIEAVRRVSLVLEREAALRFTFTIDGVTLEAIGSEQAQASESIDAFLTGVDTVVSLKPQFLLDGLSAVHSEFVRISFTKTDNPNKPGPVLITSQSSKDQPGADNYKYLLQPNLLLR from the coding sequence GTGAAGTTCCAGGTCAATCGCGACGTCTTCAGCGAGGCCGTCTCCTTCGCGGTGAAGCTGCTCCCGCAGCGCACCACGTTGCCGATCCTCAGCGGAGTGCTGATCGAGACGGTCGACGACGGACTGCGTCTGTCGTCGTTCGACTACGAGGTCTCGGCGCAGACGCACATCGCCGCCGATGTGCAGGAGGAGGGCACGATCCTCGTCTCCGGCCGACTGCTCGCCGACATCGCGAGCCGCCTACCGAACGCACCCGTGCAGTTCTCGACGGATGAGGGCAAGATCGCGGTCCGCTGCGGCTCCGCCAACTTCACGCTCCTGAGCATGCCGGTCGAGGAGTACCCGAGCCTGCCGCAGGTCGAGGGACGCACCGGTCTGCTGCCGGCCGACGAGTTCTCGACCGCCGTGTCGCAGGTCGCCGTCGCCGCCTCCCGTGACGACGTGACCCCGGTCATCACGGGTGTGCAGCTCGAGATCGCCGAGAACTCCCTCTCGCTCGTCGCGACCGACCGCTACCGCGTGGCGATCCGCGAGGTGCCCTGGGACGGTGGCGAGGATGCGAGCGAGACGGTCACCGCGCTCGTCCCGGCCCGCACGCTCAACGAGATCGGCAAGACCTTCGGTCACAGCGGCACCATCACGGTCGCCCTGTCGCGCACCGACGACCGCGAGCTGATCGCGTTCACCGCCGACCGCAAGACGGTCACGTCGCTGCTCATCAAGGGCAACTTCCCGCCCGTGCGCCGGTTGTTCCCCGACACCGTCGACAACTACGCGGTGATGAACACCGCCGAGCTCATCGAGGCGGTGCGTCGTGTGTCGCTCGTGCTCGAGCGCGAGGCCGCGCTGCGCTTCACGTTCACGATCGACGGTGTGACCCTCGAGGCGATCGGATCCGAGCAGGCGCAGGCGTCCGAGTCGATCGACGCGTTCCTGACCGGCGTCGACACCGTCGTGTCGCTCAAGCCCCAGTTCCTGCTCGACGGCCTCAGCGCCGTGCACTCGGAGTTCGTGCGTATCTCGTTCACGAAGACCGACAACCCGAACAAGCCCGGTCCTGTGCTGATCACCAGCCAGTCGTCGAAGGACCAGCCGGGCGCGGACAATTACAAGTACCTGCTGCAGCCGAACCTCCTGCTGCGCTGA
- the yidD gene encoding membrane protein insertion efficiency factor YidD translates to MLLPRNICVVILRIYRAVISPLYGDVCRFYPSCSAYTLEAIQTHGVIRGIWLGTRRIARCHPWSAGGVDDVPEPRTRRYEVTRFGFVTLGHGKG, encoded by the coding sequence ATGCTGCTCCCCCGCAACATCTGCGTCGTGATCCTGCGGATCTACCGCGCCGTCATCTCCCCGCTGTACGGAGACGTGTGCCGGTTCTATCCCAGCTGCTCCGCCTACACTCTTGAGGCGATCCAGACCCACGGCGTGATCCGCGGGATCTGGCTCGGAACCCGTCGCATCGCGCGCTGCCATCCATGGTCGGCTGGCGGCGTCGACGATGTTCCGGAACCTCGCACCAGACGGTACGAGGTCACCCGCTTCGGCTTCGTCACTCTCGGCCACGGAAAGGGCTGA
- the dnaA gene encoding chromosomal replication initiator protein DnaA, whose translation MADSLDATREIWNSVLGQLMTDDRITPQLQGFVSLVEPRGVMAGTLYLEVPNELTRGMLEQRIRVPLQNAIAAVGTDHEVSNFAIVVNPEITQDSYDQPTDGSADLPYIEPAPVAPPVETPGRRADSRLNPKYSFDNFVIGGSNRFAHAAAVAVAEAPAKAYNPLFIYGESGLGKTHLLHAIGHYAESLYPGIRVRYVSSEEFTNDFINSIANNRASVFQSRYREIDILLIDDIQFLQGKDSTQEAFFHTFNTLHDHNKQVVITSDLAPKQLTGFEDRMRSRFEWGLITDVQAPDLETRIAILRKKAQSDRLQVPDDILEFMASKVSSNIRELEGTLIRVTAFANLNRTPVDMQLVQTVLKDIITLDEDNVISPVDIINHTADYFKLTVDDLYGSSRSQAVATARQIAMYLCREMTNLSLPKIGQLFGNRDHTTVMYANKKISELMKERRSIYNQVTELTSRIKQNHRYTNR comes from the coding sequence ATGGCAGATTCCCTCGACGCGACGCGCGAGATCTGGAACTCCGTGCTCGGTCAGTTGATGACCGACGACCGCATCACCCCGCAGCTGCAGGGATTCGTGAGCCTCGTCGAGCCACGCGGCGTCATGGCGGGCACCCTCTACCTCGAGGTGCCCAACGAGCTGACCCGCGGAATGCTCGAGCAGCGCATCCGGGTGCCACTGCAGAACGCGATCGCCGCGGTCGGCACCGATCACGAGGTGTCGAACTTCGCCATCGTGGTCAATCCCGAAATCACGCAGGACAGTTACGACCAGCCCACCGACGGCTCGGCCGACCTGCCCTACATCGAGCCCGCGCCGGTCGCACCCCCGGTCGAGACGCCCGGCCGCCGTGCCGATTCGCGCCTCAACCCCAAGTACAGCTTCGACAACTTCGTCATTGGCGGCTCGAACCGCTTCGCCCACGCCGCGGCGGTCGCCGTGGCCGAGGCGCCGGCGAAGGCGTACAACCCGCTGTTCATCTACGGCGAGTCCGGACTCGGCAAGACCCACCTCCTGCACGCGATCGGCCACTACGCCGAAAGCCTCTACCCGGGCATCCGGGTGCGCTACGTGAGCAGCGAGGAGTTCACGAACGACTTCATCAACTCGATCGCGAACAACCGGGCGTCGGTGTTCCAGTCGCGCTACCGCGAGATCGACATCCTGCTGATCGACGACATCCAGTTCCTGCAGGGCAAGGACTCGACGCAAGAGGCCTTCTTCCACACCTTCAACACGCTGCACGACCACAACAAGCAGGTCGTCATCACGAGCGACCTGGCGCCGAAGCAGCTGACCGGCTTCGAAGACCGGATGCGGTCGCGCTTCGAGTGGGGTCTGATCACCGATGTGCAGGCTCCCGATTTGGAGACCCGCATCGCGATCCTGCGCAAGAAGGCGCAGAGCGACCGACTTCAGGTGCCCGACGACATCCTCGAGTTCATGGCGTCGAAGGTGTCGAGCAACATCCGCGAACTCGAGGGCACGCTCATCCGCGTGACCGCGTTCGCGAACCTCAACCGCACCCCGGTCGACATGCAGCTCGTGCAGACGGTGTTGAAGGACATCATCACGCTCGACGAAGACAACGTGATCTCGCCGGTCGACATCATCAATCACACCGCGGACTACTTCAAGCTCACGGTCGACGACCTCTACGGCTCGAGCCGGTCGCAAGCGGTCGCGACGGCGCGGCAGATCGCCATGTACCTGTGCCGTGAGATGACGAACCTCTCCCTGCCGAAGATCGGCCAGCTGTTCGGCAACCGCGACCACACGACCGTCATGTACGCGAACAAGAAGATCAGCGAGCTCATGAAGGAGCGGCGCTCGATCTACAACCAGGTCACCGAGCTCACGAGCCGGATCAAGCAGAACCACCGCTACACGAACCGCTGA
- the recF gene encoding DNA replication/repair protein RecF (All proteins in this family for which functions are known are DNA-binding proteins that assist the filamentation of RecA onto DNA for the initiation of recombination or recombinational repair.), producing MIVTRLNLSDFRNYEAADIELVAGANLFVGSNGQGKTNLVESLGYLSTLGSHRVPTDQALVRAGADSAIVRARLQHGDRSVLVEVQINRSSANRAQVNRSPIKTRDLPRYFSSVLFAPEDLALVRAEPSGRRRFLDELLVLLSPRMSGVIADYERVLKQRNTLLKSARATGVKGDRLSTLEIWDDRLVQLGSELVAARSELVERLIPEVAAAYRSIAGDDHAASLALSLTVLGADPEEGVADAVGTGAVAAEQVAGWFRSSLERLRRAELERGVTLAGPHRDDLVLTLNGLPARGYASHGESWSFALALKLASAHVLREDAPGGDPVLMLDDVFAELDESRRGRLAQAVAGYEQVLITAAVYDDVPDELTGNTVRIRAGRVVEE from the coding sequence GTGATCGTCACGCGCCTCAACCTCAGCGATTTCCGCAACTACGAAGCGGCGGACATCGAGCTCGTCGCGGGCGCGAACCTCTTCGTCGGCAGCAACGGCCAAGGCAAGACCAACCTCGTCGAGTCGCTCGGGTACCTGAGCACGCTCGGATCGCACCGCGTTCCGACGGATCAGGCGCTCGTGCGGGCCGGCGCCGACAGTGCGATCGTGCGCGCCCGGTTGCAGCACGGCGACCGCTCGGTGCTCGTCGAGGTGCAGATCAACCGTTCGTCGGCGAACCGCGCGCAGGTGAACCGGTCGCCGATCAAGACGCGTGATCTGCCGCGGTACTTCTCGAGCGTGCTGTTCGCGCCGGAGGATCTCGCCCTCGTGCGGGCGGAGCCCTCCGGCCGGCGGCGCTTCCTCGACGAGCTGCTCGTGCTGCTCTCCCCGCGCATGAGCGGCGTGATCGCGGACTACGAGCGGGTGCTCAAGCAGCGCAACACCCTGCTGAAGTCCGCCCGTGCGACCGGCGTGAAGGGCGACCGGTTGAGCACGCTCGAGATCTGGGATGACCGTCTCGTGCAGCTCGGATCCGAACTCGTCGCCGCCCGGTCGGAACTCGTCGAACGGCTCATCCCCGAGGTCGCGGCCGCCTACCGGTCGATCGCCGGCGACGACCACGCCGCATCCCTCGCCCTCAGCCTCACGGTGCTGGGCGCCGACCCGGAGGAGGGCGTCGCGGATGCGGTGGGCACCGGTGCGGTCGCGGCCGAGCAGGTGGCGGGCTGGTTCCGGTCGTCGCTCGAGCGGCTGCGCCGCGCGGAGCTCGAGCGTGGCGTGACGCTCGCCGGGCCGCATCGCGACGACCTCGTGCTCACCCTCAACGGATTGCCGGCGCGCGGATACGCCAGTCACGGGGAATCGTGGTCGTTCGCGCTCGCCCTCAAGCTCGCCTCGGCCCACGTGCTGCGCGAGGACGCGCCGGGTGGGGATCCGGTGCTCATGCTCGACGACGTCTTCGCCGAACTCGACGAGAGCCGGCGGGGCCGGCTCGCGCAGGCCGTCGCCGGTTACGAGCAGGTGCTCATCACCGCCGCGGTCTACGACGACGTGCCCGACGAGCTGACCGGCAACACCGTGCGCATCCGAGCCGGACGGGTGGTGGAGGAGTGA
- the rnpA gene encoding ribonuclease P protein component has translation MLPRGNRINRGDEFRAVMRRGRRVASDRIVVHARQLDDGPARMGFVVGKMVGNAVTRNRVRRRLRELGRHALPALPEHTGVVVRALPPSAEASWTQLSEDFASLLQRSGAAS, from the coding sequence GTGCTCCCGCGGGGCAACCGGATCAACCGGGGCGACGAGTTCCGCGCCGTGATGCGGCGCGGGCGACGTGTCGCCTCCGACCGCATCGTCGTGCACGCGCGGCAGCTCGACGACGGTCCCGCACGCATGGGCTTCGTGGTCGGCAAGATGGTCGGCAACGCGGTGACCCGCAATCGAGTGCGTCGACGCCTACGAGAACTCGGTCGTCACGCGCTGCCCGCGTTGCCTGAGCACACCGGAGTGGTCGTGCGCGCCCTGCCACCGTCGGCAGAGGCGAGTTGGACTCAGCTTTCGGAAGACTTCGCGTCGCTCCTCCAGCGCTCAGGGGCCGCCTCGTGA
- the rpmH gene encoding 50S ribosomal protein L34 has protein sequence MSKRTFQPNNRRRAKVHGFRLRMRTRAGRAILAARRRKGRTELSA, from the coding sequence ATGAGCAAGCGAACCTTCCAGCCGAACAACCGCCGCCGCGCCAAGGTGCACGGCTTCCGTCTGCGTATGCGCACCCGCGCCGGCCGCGCCATCCTGGCCGCGCGTCGTCGCAAGGGTCGCACCGAACTCTCCGCCTGA
- the yidC gene encoding membrane protein insertase YidC: protein MDFLGTILWPIKWVIEALLVGFHAIFSAIGLDPAAGLTWVLSIVGLVLVVRAALIPIFVRQIKSQRRMLEISPQLKKIQDKYRGKRDQFSREAMSRETMEAYKKAGTSPFASCLPLLLQMPIFFGLFSVLNDAQHSKPGVGLLNRELANQFGEAELFGIAPLHESISTASHVSVTIIAAVMIVLMTGSQFITQLQIMSKNQSPEMKNSPMFKQQKVLLYILPLVFAFSGFAFPLGVMFYWLTSNFWTMVQQFVVIRSMPTPGSEAALAREARLAKKRRRRGEVEPEADATKPAEVEAPKKAQRSQPVSKNRAKKQGNRR, encoded by the coding sequence ATGGACTTCCTAGGCACCATCCTGTGGCCGATCAAATGGGTCATCGAGGCCCTGCTGGTCGGCTTCCACGCGATCTTCAGTGCCATCGGCCTCGACCCGGCGGCCGGCCTGACCTGGGTGCTGTCGATCGTCGGGCTCGTGCTCGTCGTGCGCGCTGCGCTCATCCCGATCTTCGTGCGCCAGATCAAGAGCCAGCGCCGGATGCTCGAGATCTCCCCGCAGCTCAAGAAGATCCAGGACAAGTACCGCGGCAAGCGCGACCAGTTCTCGCGTGAGGCGATGTCGCGCGAGACGATGGAGGCCTATAAGAAGGCCGGCACGAGCCCCTTCGCGTCGTGTCTTCCGCTGCTGCTGCAGATGCCGATCTTCTTCGGTCTGTTCTCGGTGCTCAACGACGCCCAGCACAGCAAGCCCGGCGTGGGGCTGCTCAACCGGGAGCTGGCCAACCAGTTCGGCGAGGCGGAACTCTTCGGTATCGCGCCCCTGCACGAGAGCATCTCCACCGCGTCGCACGTCTCGGTGACGATCATCGCCGCAGTGATGATCGTGCTCATGACCGGATCGCAGTTCATCACGCAGCTGCAGATCATGTCGAAGAACCAGTCCCCCGAGATGAAGAACAGCCCGATGTTCAAGCAGCAGAAGGTGCTGCTCTACATCCTCCCGCTGGTCTTCGCCTTCTCGGGATTCGCGTTCCCGCTCGGCGTGATGTTCTACTGGCTCACCTCGAACTTCTGGACGATGGTGCAGCAGTTCGTCGTCATCCGCAGCATGCCCACTCCCGGATCCGAGGCGGCCCTCGCCCGCGAGGCGCGTCTCGCCAAGAAGCGCCGCCGTCGCGGTGAGGTCGAGCCCGAGGCGGATGCCACCAAGCCGGCCGAGGTGGAGGCGCCGAAGAAGGCGCAGCGCAGCCAGCCCGTGAGTAAGAACCGCGCCAAGAAGCAGGGGAACCGACGATGA
- the rsmG gene encoding 16S rRNA (guanine(527)-N(7))-methyltransferase RsmG, with the protein MDDLEAEPPYAAAVFGKTLDAARAYTAHLAEHGETLGLIGPLERERLWSRHVVNCGLVAPLLNPGLVGDIGSGAGLPGLVLALARPDVQFVLIEPMERRVEWLAAETERLGLANVRIVRDRAEDAFLGERLDQVTARAVSSLSKLIPITAPLVRSGGEMLFMKGRRVQDEIDAAAKAIRKARLSDIRVETLGTGVAPEETFVFRATVD; encoded by the coding sequence ATCGACGATCTCGAGGCGGAACCGCCCTACGCTGCCGCGGTGTTCGGTAAGACGCTCGACGCCGCGCGTGCCTATACGGCGCACCTGGCGGAACATGGCGAGACGCTGGGTCTCATCGGCCCGCTCGAGCGTGAGCGCTTGTGGAGCCGGCATGTCGTCAACTGCGGACTGGTCGCTCCTCTGTTGAACCCCGGGCTCGTGGGCGACATCGGCAGCGGCGCCGGCCTGCCGGGTCTGGTTCTCGCGCTCGCGCGTCCCGATGTGCAGTTCGTGCTCATCGAGCCCATGGAGCGCCGGGTGGAGTGGCTCGCGGCCGAGACCGAGCGTCTCGGGCTCGCGAACGTGCGCATCGTGCGTGACCGTGCAGAGGACGCGTTCCTCGGTGAGCGCCTCGACCAGGTCACCGCACGCGCGGTGAGCTCTCTGAGCAAGCTCATCCCGATCACCGCTCCTCTGGTCCGCAGTGGCGGCGAGATGCTGTTCATGAAAGGCCGGCGCGTGCAGGACGAGATCGACGCCGCCGCTAAAGCGATCCGGAAGGCGCGGCTGAGCGATATCCGGGTCGAGACCCTCGGCACCGGCGTCGCGCCGGAGGAGACGTTCGTGTTCCGGGCTACAGTGGACTGA
- a CDS encoding DUF721 domain-containing protein, with protein MTPRDERPTESSNVYLRFRRVFGDPSVRSRDARRRSRSAEAPSSVPFGAGRDPSGIADVLTDLTSRLGWNSSLARSELIADWAELAGAETAEHATPVGIEEGVLTVRCDSTAWATQLRMMRAQITTRIAERFPEAGIESVRFEGPGVPSWKRGPRSIPGRGPRDTYG; from the coding sequence GTGACCCCCCGCGACGAGCGGCCGACCGAGTCGAGCAACGTCTACCTCCGGTTCCGCCGGGTCTTCGGCGACCCGTCGGTGCGTTCGCGCGATGCACGGCGCCGGTCCCGCTCGGCGGAGGCCCCGTCGAGCGTGCCGTTCGGCGCCGGCCGCGATCCGTCGGGGATCGCCGACGTGCTCACCGATCTGACGAGCCGACTCGGGTGGAACTCCTCGCTCGCGCGGTCGGAGCTCATCGCGGACTGGGCGGAACTCGCCGGCGCGGAGACGGCGGAGCATGCGACGCCGGTCGGGATCGAGGAGGGCGTGCTCACGGTGCGCTGCGACTCCACCGCGTGGGCGACCCAGTTGCGGATGATGCGCGCGCAGATCACGACGCGGATCGCCGAGCGGTTCCCCGAGGCGGGCATCGAATCGGTGCGTTTCGAGGGGCCGGGTGTCCCGAGCTGGAAACGGGGCCCCAGATCGATCCCAGGGCGTGGCCCGCGCGATACCTACGGCTGA
- the gnd gene encoding phosphogluconate dehydrogenase (NAD(+)-dependent, decarboxylating): MHIGLVGLGRMGNNMRGRLRDKGLEVTGYDPNPEVSDVASLAELAAAIPAPRVVWVMVPSGVPTTSVVEGLAGVLEEGDLVIEGGNSRFTEDTKHAGLLAPKGIHYVDVGVSGGVWGRENGYGLMAGGDAADIERAMPVFDALRPEGPREEGFVHAGSTGAGHYAKMVHNGIEYAIMQAWAEGYELLNSEKNPVQDVTGTFKAWQRGTVVRSWLLELLVRALEEDPGFDDIEGYVEDSGEGRWTVEEALNNAVPVPTISASIFARFVSRQEDSPSMKAVAALRKQFGGHAVRPR; encoded by the coding sequence ATGCACATCGGTCTCGTCGGTCTCGGACGCATGGGCAACAACATGCGCGGCCGTCTGCGTGACAAGGGCCTCGAGGTCACCGGGTACGACCCGAATCCGGAGGTCTCCGACGTCGCGTCGCTCGCGGAACTCGCCGCGGCCATCCCGGCGCCGCGCGTCGTGTGGGTGATGGTGCCCTCCGGGGTCCCGACGACGAGTGTCGTCGAGGGACTCGCGGGCGTGCTCGAGGAGGGCGACCTCGTGATCGAGGGCGGCAACTCGCGCTTCACCGAAGACACCAAGCACGCCGGGCTGCTCGCGCCGAAGGGCATCCATTACGTGGATGTCGGCGTTTCCGGCGGTGTCTGGGGTCGCGAGAACGGCTACGGCCTCATGGCCGGCGGTGACGCCGCCGACATCGAGCGCGCGATGCCGGTCTTCGACGCACTGCGCCCCGAGGGTCCCCGCGAGGAGGGCTTCGTGCACGCCGGCAGCACCGGCGCCGGGCACTACGCGAAGATGGTGCACAACGGCATCGAGTACGCGATCATGCAGGCGTGGGCCGAGGGCTACGAGCTGCTCAACTCCGAGAAGAACCCGGTGCAGGATGTGACGGGCACCTTCAAGGCGTGGCAGCGCGGCACGGTCGTGCGGTCGTGGCTGCTCGAGCTGCTCGTGCGGGCGCTCGAGGAGGACCCGGGCTTCGACGACATCGAGGGGTACGTCGAGGATTCGGGCGAGGGTCGCTGGACGGTCGAGGAGGCGCTCAACAACGCCGTGCCCGTGCCGACGATCAGCGCCTCGATCTTCGCGCGCTTCGTCTCCCGCCAGGAGGACTCGCCGTCGATGAAGGCGGTCGCGGCCCTGCGCAAGCAGTTCGGGGGCCACGCCGTCCGACCGCGCTGA
- a CDS encoding protein jag: MTEATQITDQETAPSVDELEREGDLAADYIEELLDIADLDGDIDITVKAGRAYLAVDSASDDLRVLSKPETVSALQELTRLAVQAKTGSFSRLILDVGGSRDARATELANLVDRAVERIEAGATSASLPPMSSYERKLVHDIVAERGYTSESEGEGRDRHTVIRRA, encoded by the coding sequence ATGACCGAGGCCACGCAGATCACGGACCAGGAGACCGCGCCGTCGGTCGACGAGCTCGAGCGCGAAGGTGACCTCGCCGCCGACTACATCGAGGAGCTCCTCGACATCGCCGACCTCGACGGCGACATCGACATCACCGTCAAGGCCGGCCGCGCGTACCTCGCGGTGGATTCCGCGAGCGACGACCTGCGTGTGCTGTCGAAGCCGGAGACGGTCTCCGCGCTGCAGGAGCTCACCCGTCTCGCCGTGCAGGCGAAGACCGGATCCTTCTCGCGGCTCATCCTCGACGTCGGAGGATCGCGCGACGCGCGGGCGACGGAGCTCGCCAACCTCGTCGACCGTGCGGTCGAGCGCATCGAAGCGGGCGCCACGTCGGCGTCGCTGCCCCCGATGTCGAGCTACGAGCGCAAGCTCGTGCACGACATCGTTGCCGAGCGCGGCTACACCTCGGAGTCCGAGGGCGAGGGACGGGACCGTCATACGGTCATCCGTCGCGCATAG
- the gyrB gene encoding DNA topoisomerase (ATP-hydrolyzing) subunit B: MSMTPNSTEDLPDNSYGADQIQVLEGLEAVRKRPGMYIGSTGPRGLHHLVYEIVDNAVDEALAGYCDTIEVLIRRDGGLRVADNGRGIPVGMHKTEGKSTVEVVLTILHAGGKFGGGGYAVSGGLHGVGSSVVNALSKELDVEVRREGHVWRQSYKNGVPEAPLSQDESSDETGTIITFWPNDEIFETVVFDYETLRTRFQQYAFLNKGLKITLTDEREHEGEDEPRHDTFLYERGLVDYVEYLNSAKKVEVVHPEVISFESEDKERRIALEVAMQWTTAYSESVHTYANTINTHEGGTHEEGFRAALTTLVNKYAREKTILKEKDENLTGDDVREGLTAVISVKLGEPQFEGQTKTKLGNTEAKSYVQRVVGEQLADWFDRNPTLARDVIRKAIQASQARMAARKAREQTRRKGLLESGGMPGKLKDCQSKDPARSEIFLVEGDSAGGSAVQGRNPETQAILPLRGKILNVEKARLDRALGNNEVQSMITAFGAGIGDDFNPEKARYHKIVLMADADVDGQHITTLLLTLLFRYMRPLIEMGYVYLAQPPLYRLKWTNAEHEYVYSDRERDALLTEGIAAGKRIPKENGIQRYKGLGEMDYKELWETTMNPETRTLLQVTLEDAAVADGVFATLMGEDVDARRTFIQQNAKDVRFLDI, translated from the coding sequence ATGTCCATGACCCCGAATTCCACTGAGGACCTGCCGGACAACTCGTACGGTGCCGATCAGATCCAGGTGCTCGAGGGTCTCGAGGCGGTGCGCAAGCGCCCCGGCATGTACATCGGTTCGACCGGTCCGCGCGGTCTCCACCACCTCGTGTACGAGATCGTCGACAACGCCGTGGACGAGGCGCTCGCCGGCTACTGCGACACGATCGAGGTGCTCATCCGCCGTGACGGCGGACTCCGCGTCGCCGACAACGGCCGCGGCATCCCCGTCGGCATGCACAAGACCGAGGGCAAGTCGACCGTCGAGGTCGTGCTCACCATCCTGCACGCGGGCGGTAAGTTCGGCGGCGGCGGATACGCGGTCTCCGGTGGTCTGCACGGCGTCGGCAGCTCCGTCGTCAACGCGCTGTCGAAGGAGCTCGACGTCGAGGTGCGCCGCGAGGGCCACGTCTGGCGGCAGAGCTACAAGAACGGCGTGCCCGAGGCTCCGCTGTCGCAGGACGAGTCGTCGGATGAGACCGGCACCATCATCACCTTCTGGCCGAACGACGAGATCTTCGAGACCGTCGTCTTCGACTACGAGACGCTGCGCACCCGGTTCCAGCAGTACGCGTTCCTCAACAAGGGACTGAAGATCACGCTCACCGACGAGCGCGAGCACGAGGGCGAAGACGAGCCGCGTCACGACACGTTCCTCTACGAGCGCGGTCTGGTCGACTACGTCGAGTACCTCAACTCGGCGAAGAAGGTCGAGGTCGTGCACCCCGAGGTCATCTCGTTCGAGTCGGAGGACAAGGAGCGCCGCATCGCGCTCGAGGTCGCGATGCAGTGGACGACCGCCTACAGCGAGAGCGTGCACACCTACGCGAACACGATCAACACCCACGAGGGCGGCACCCACGAGGAGGGCTTCCGTGCGGCGCTCACCACGCTGGTGAACAAGTACGCCCGCGAGAAGACGATCCTCAAGGAGAAGGACGAGAACCTCACCGGCGACGACGTCCGCGAGGGACTGACCGCCGTCATCTCCGTGAAGCTCGGCGAGCCGCAGTTCGAGGGTCAGACCAAGACGAAACTCGGCAACACCGAGGCGAAGTCGTACGTGCAACGCGTGGTCGGCGAGCAGCTCGCCGATTGGTTCGACCGCAACCCGACGCTCGCGCGCGACGTCATCCGCAAGGCCATCCAGGCGTCGCAGGCCCGCATGGCGGCGCGGAAGGCGCGTGAGCAGACCCGTCGCAAGGGCCTGCTCGAGTCGGGCGGCATGCCCGGCAAGCTCAAGGACTGCCAGAGCAAGGACCCGGCGCGCAGCGAGATCTTCCTCGTCGAGGGCGACTCGGCCGGCGGATCCGCGGTGCAGGGGCGCAACCCCGAGACGCAGGCGATCCTGCCGCTGCGCGGCAAGATCCTCAACGTCGAGAAGGCGCGACTCGACCGGGCGCTCGGCAACAACGAGGTTCAGTCGATGATCACCGCGTTCGGTGCGGGCATCGGCGACGACTTCAACCCCGAGAAGGCCCGCTACCACAAGATCGTGCTCATGGCCGATGCCGACGTCGACGGCCAGCACATCACGACGCTCCTGCTGACGCTGCTGTTCCGCTACATGCGGCCGCTCATCGAGATGGGGTACGTCTACCTCGCCCAGCCGCCGCTGTACCGCCTCAAGTGGACCAACGCCGAGCACGAGTACGTCTACAGCGACCGCGAGCGCGACGCGCTGCTCACCGAGGGGATCGCCGCCGGCAAGCGGATCCCCAAGGAGAACGGCATCCAGCGCTACAAGGGTCTCGGCGAGATGGACTACAAGGAGCTGTGGGAGACCACGATGAACCCGGAGACCCGCACGCTGCTGCAGGTCACGCTCGAGGACGCCGCCGTGGCCGACGGGGTGTTCGCGACGCTCATGGGTGAAGACGTGGATGCGCGCCGCACCTTCATCCAGCAGAACGCCAAGGACGTCCGGTTCCTCGACATCTGA